A single window of Athene noctua chromosome 1, bAthNoc1.hap1.1, whole genome shotgun sequence DNA harbors:
- the TMEM272 gene encoding transmembrane protein 272 yields MTAGLEKACHRCISKIASNACFIFGLLAFLALPLSMTFIGMKFLEDCPVQPLIPLYLLVGGVIGSLKVTLLLYDSTRMRQLLSKSVVIDDDDDDEYPWRQNAHKYYIHLTLSLFLFLWFILGNYWVFSVYLPNFIPPFHQPQDYCDKTLYIFAVGVLIISHTVLFLLIFCSCCIYCFSRQRYSSEED; encoded by the exons CATGCTTTATATTTGGTCTCCTCGCTTTCCTTGCCTTACCACTGTCCATGACTTTTATAG GAATGAAGTTTTTGGAAGATTGCCCAGTTCAGCCACTAATTCCATTATATCTGTTGGTGGGTGGCGTGATTGGCAGCTTAAAG GTGACTCTCCTGCTGTATGACTCAACCAGGATGAGGCAGCTGCTTTCCAAGTCTGTTGtgattgatgatgatgatgacgatgaaTATCCCTGGAGGCAGAATGCTCACAAGTACTACATCCATCTAaccctcagccttttcctctttctctggtTCATTCTTGGGAACTACTGGGTTTTTTCTGTGTACCTGCCAAATTTCATCCCACCTTTCCATCAGCCTCAGGATTACTGTGACAAAACCTTGTACATTTTTGCTGTTGGTGTTCTCATTATTAGCCATACTGTTCTCTTTCTCCTTATCTTTTGTAGCTGCTGCATATATTGTTTTTCCAGGCAAAGATACTCTTCTGAGGAAGACTAA